GCGTCGCCCTCGCCTCCTCGCTGCTCGGGGTGCGCTCCACGGTCTTCATGCCGAAGGGCGCCCCGCTGCCGAAGATCAGCGCGACCGAGGAGTACGGCGCCGAGGTGCGGCTGCACGGCACGGTGGTCGACGAGACGCTGGCCGCCGCCCGGGAGTACGCGGAGGAGACGGGCGCGGTGTTCATCCACCCGTTCGACCACCATGACGTCATCGCGGGTCAGGGCACGGTCGGCCTGGAGATCCTGGAGCAGTGCCCCGAGGTGCGCACGATCGTCGTCGGGATCGGCGGCGGCGGGCTCGCGGCCGGTATCGCGGTCGCGGTGAAGTCGCTGCGCCCGGACGTGAGGGTCGTCGGCGTCCAGGCGGAGGGCGCCGCCGCGTATCCGCCGTCGCTGGCCGCCGGGGTGCCCGTGGCCGTGGAGAACCCGGCGACGATGGCCGACGGCATCAAGGTCGGACGCCCCGGCGACGTACCGTTCGCGATCGTCGCCGACCTGGTGGACGAGGTCCGTACGGTCTCGGAGTACAACCTCTCCAGCGCCCTGCTGCTCTGTCTGGAGCGGGCCAAGCTGGTCGTGGAACCGGCCGGGGCCAGTCCCGTCGCGGCCCTGCTGCGGGATCCGGGGTCCTTCGCGGGCCCGGTCGTCGCGGTGCTCTCCGGCGGCAACGTCGACCCGCTGCTGATGCAGCGCATCCTGCGGCACGGCATGGCCGCGGGAGGCCGCTACCTGCAGGTACGCCTCCGTCTCACCGACCGCCCCGGCGCCCTCGCCACACTTCTGGGAGTGTTGTCAGTGGTCGACGCTAATGTCCTGGATGTGAGTCACGTACGGACCGACCCCCGGCTCGGGCTCACGGAGGTGGAGGTCGAACTGCACCTGGAGACGAGGGGCCCCAAGCACTGCGCCGAGGTCAACCACGCGCTCCGCGAGGCGGGTTACACCGTCATCGACTGAGCCGGGCGCCCCTTCGGTCCTCCCTCGTCACTCGTTCGGGAAAGTCCATTGAGAGACGCGATACATCGCGTTATGGTGTGTCTCGTGTTCG
The sequence above is drawn from the Streptomyces griseiscabiei genome and encodes:
- the ilvA gene encoding threonine ammonia-lyase; translation: MSYSTADSFPRVTIDDVRGAQKMLTGVSRVTAMEGSRHLSQLVGAPVHLKCENLQRTGSFKLRGAYVRIAGLLPEERAAGVVAASAGNHAQGVALASSLLGVRSTVFMPKGAPLPKISATEEYGAEVRLHGTVVDETLAAAREYAEETGAVFIHPFDHHDVIAGQGTVGLEILEQCPEVRTIVVGIGGGGLAAGIAVAVKSLRPDVRVVGVQAEGAAAYPPSLAAGVPVAVENPATMADGIKVGRPGDVPFAIVADLVDEVRTVSEYNLSSALLLCLERAKLVVEPAGASPVAALLRDPGSFAGPVVAVLSGGNVDPLLMQRILRHGMAAGGRYLQVRLRLTDRPGALATLLGVLSVVDANVLDVSHVRTDPRLGLTEVEVELHLETRGPKHCAEVNHALREAGYTVID